The proteins below come from a single Sander lucioperca isolate FBNREF2018 chromosome 20, SLUC_FBN_1.2, whole genome shotgun sequence genomic window:
- the spx gene encoding spexin prohormone 1 translates to MKGLRTITLTYVGLLTLLLLASFISQSWSAPKGSFQRRNWTPQAMLYLKGTQGRRFISEDRKEGDVYDTLHLETRSQNTEKLSVDQAATVLLNFLQQAREAADENPDEVYFQELPVWKREYF, encoded by the exons ATGAAA GGTTTGAGGACAATCACATTAACTTATGTAGGCCTACTCACCCTTTTACTGCTGGCCTCATTTATCTCGCAGTCGTGGAGCGCACCGAAG GGCTCTTTCCAACGGAGAAACTGGACCCCGCAGGCTATGCTGTACCTCAAGGGCACTC agggACGAAGATTCATCTCAGAGGACCGAAAAGAAGGCGATGTCTATGACACATTACACTTAG AGACCCGCAGTCAGAACACAGAGAAGCTGAGCGTGGACCAGGCGGCCACCGTCCTGCTCAACTTCCTGCAGCAGGCCAGAGAGGCAG CCGATGAAAACCCAGATGAGGTGTATTTCCAGGAGCTGCCAGTGTGGAAGAGAGAATACTTCTGA
- the golt1ba gene encoding golgi transport 1Ba isoform X1, translating to MISLTDSQKIGMGLTGFGVFFLFFGMILFFDKALLAIGNILFVAGLAFVIGLERTFRFFFQKHKMKATSFFLGGVFVVLIGWPIVGVVLEFYGFFLLFRGFFPVVVGFIRRIPVLGSILNLPFISAYVDKVGESNTMV from the exons ATGATTTCGCTCACGGACTCCCAAA AGATTGGAATGGGATTAACAGGCTTCGGCgtgtttttcctcttcttcGGGATGATCCTGTTCTTTGACAAAGCACTCCTGGCTATTGGAAAT ATCCTGTTTGTTGCTGGACTTGCCTTTGTCATCGGGCTGGAAAGGACCTTCCGCTTCTTCTTCCAGAAGCACAAGATGAAGGCCACCAGCTTCTTCCTGGGAGGTGTGTTTGTGGTGCTGATTGGCTGGCCCATTGTCGGAGTCGTGCTGGAGTTCTACGGCTTTTTCCTCCTGTTTAG GGGTTTCTTCCCAGTTGTCGTGGGCTTTATCAGAAGAATACCAGTCCTGGGCTCCATCCTGAACCTGCCCTTCATCAGTGCA tATGTGGACAAAGTGGGCGAGAGCAACACCATGGTATAA
- the golt1ba gene encoding golgi transport 1Ba isoform X3 encodes MISLTDSQKIGMGLTGFGVFFLFFGMILFFDKALLAIGNILFVAGLAFVIGLERTFRFFFQKHKMKATSFFLGGVFVVLIGWPIVGVVLEFYGFFLLFRGFFPVVVGFIRRIPVLGSILNLPFISAPS; translated from the exons ATGATTTCGCTCACGGACTCCCAAA AGATTGGAATGGGATTAACAGGCTTCGGCgtgtttttcctcttcttcGGGATGATCCTGTTCTTTGACAAAGCACTCCTGGCTATTGGAAAT ATCCTGTTTGTTGCTGGACTTGCCTTTGTCATCGGGCTGGAAAGGACCTTCCGCTTCTTCTTCCAGAAGCACAAGATGAAGGCCACCAGCTTCTTCCTGGGAGGTGTGTTTGTGGTGCTGATTGGCTGGCCCATTGTCGGAGTCGTGCTGGAGTTCTACGGCTTTTTCCTCCTGTTTAG GGGTTTCTTCCCAGTTGTCGTGGGCTTTATCAGAAGAATACCAGTCCTGGGCTCCATCCTGAACCTGCCCTTCATCAGTGCA CCTTCGTAA
- the golt1ba gene encoding golgi transport 1Ba isoform X2, protein MTSLEEIGMGLTGFGVFFLFFGMILFFDKALLAIGNILFVAGLAFVIGLERTFRFFFQKHKMKATSFFLGGVFVVLIGWPIVGVVLEFYGFFLLFRGFFPVVVGFIRRIPVLGSILNLPFISAYVDKVGESNTMV, encoded by the exons ATGACATCGCTAGAAG AGATTGGAATGGGATTAACAGGCTTCGGCgtgtttttcctcttcttcGGGATGATCCTGTTCTTTGACAAAGCACTCCTGGCTATTGGAAAT ATCCTGTTTGTTGCTGGACTTGCCTTTGTCATCGGGCTGGAAAGGACCTTCCGCTTCTTCTTCCAGAAGCACAAGATGAAGGCCACCAGCTTCTTCCTGGGAGGTGTGTTTGTGGTGCTGATTGGCTGGCCCATTGTCGGAGTCGTGCTGGAGTTCTACGGCTTTTTCCTCCTGTTTAG GGGTTTCTTCCCAGTTGTCGTGGGCTTTATCAGAAGAATACCAGTCCTGGGCTCCATCCTGAACCTGCCCTTCATCAGTGCA tATGTGGACAAAGTGGGCGAGAGCAACACCATGGTATAA